In the Hordeum vulgare subsp. vulgare chromosome 7H, MorexV3_pseudomolecules_assembly, whole genome shotgun sequence genome, one interval contains:
- the LOC123411245 gene encoding monodehydroascorbate reductase 4, cytosolic, protein MASEKHFKYVILGGGVAAGYAAREFGKQGVQPGELAIISKESVAPYERPALSKGYLFPQNAARLPGFHTCVGSGGEKLLPEWYTQKGIELILSTEIVKADLASKTLTSAAGATFTYETLLIATGSSTIKLTDFGVQGAESNNILYLREIDDADKLVAAMQAKKDGKAVVVGGGYIGLELSAALKINNFDVTMVYPEPWCMPRLFTAGIAHFYEGYYASKGINIVKGTVASGFDADANGDVSVVKLKDGRVLDADMVIVGVGGRPLTGLFKGQVDEEKGGLKTDAFFETSVAGVYAIGDVATFPMKLYDEPRRVEHVDHARKSAEQAVKAIKAKESGESVAEYDYLPYFYSRSFDVAWQFYGDNVGETVLFGDNDPAAAKPKFGTYWVKDGKVIGVFLEGGSADENQAIAKVARAQPPVADVEALAKEGLDFATKI, encoded by the exons ATGGCGTCCGAGAAGCACTTCAAGTACGTCATCCTCGGCGGCGGCGTCGCGGCG GGATACGCCGCGAGGGAGTTCGGAAAGCAGGGCGTCCAGCCCGGGGAGCTCGCCATCATCTCCAAGGAGTCC GTGGCTCCCTATGAGCGTCCTGCACTCAGCAAGGGCTACCTCTTTCCCCAGA ATGCCGCGAGGCTTCCAGGATTCCACACCTGCGTCGGGAGCGGCGGGGAGAAGCTCTTGCCCGAATGGTACACACAAAAAG GCATTGAGCTGATCCTCAGCACGGAAATTGTCAAGGCTGATCTTGCCTCTAAGACATTGACCAGTGCAGCTGGAGCAACCTTCACCTATGAGACCTTGCTCATTGCTACTGGCTCCTCG ACCATAAAGCTCACTGACTTTGGCGTCCAAGGAGCAGAATCAAACAACATATTGTATCTACGGGAAATTGATGACGCCGACAAGTTGGTCGCAGCTATGCAGGCAAAGAAGGATGGAAAGGCCGTCGTTGTTGGAGGTGGCTACATAGGACTTGAGCTCAGCGCAGCACTGAAGATCAACAATTTTGATGTCACCATGGTGTACCCAGAGCCGTGGTGCA TGCCCCGTCTCTTCACTGCCGGCATTGCTCATTTCTATGAGGGTTACTACGCTAGCAAAGGGATCAATATCGTGAAGGGTACTGTGGCTAGTGGTTTTGATGCCGATGCCAATGGAGAT GTTAGTGTCGTGAAGCTGAAGGATGGAAGAGTACTCGATGCCGACATGGTCATCGTTGGAGTCGGTGGCAGGCCACTGACAGGCCTCTTCAAAGGCCAAGTTGATGAGGAGAAAGGTGGACTCAAG ACTGACGCATTCTTCGAAACAAGCGTCGCTGGTGTATATGCCATCGGTGATGTGGCGACTTTCCCCATGAAGCTGTACGACGAGCCGAGGAGAGTGGAGCACGTCGACCATGCTCGGAAATCGGCCGAGCAGGCAGTAAAG GCTATCAAGGCCAAGGAGTCCGGTGAGTCCGTGGCGGAGTACGACTACCTGCCCTACTTCTACTCTAGGTCGTTCGACGTCGCGTGGCAGTTCTACGGCGACAACGTTGGCGAGACGGTGCTGTTCGGGGACAACGACCCAGCTGCGGCCAAGCCCAAGTTCGGCACCTACTGGGTCAAGGACGGCAAGGTCATCGGCGTGTTCCTAGAGGGCGGCTCCGCCGACGAGAATCAGGCCATCGCCAAGGTCGCCAGGGCCCAGCCGCCGGTGGCCGACGTGGAGGCGCTCGCCAAGGAAGGCCTTGATTTCGCCACAAAGATCTGA
- the LOC123411244 gene encoding peptidyl-prolyl cis-trans isomerase CYP71 has product MATTSESTANSTVTSATADGDTEREQEHGNGATAAPAVVQQEEEGEELIGPGPAPARQRQKRPLQFEQAFLDALPSAAMYEKSYMHRDVVTHVAVSSPADFFITGSADGHLKFWKKKPSGIEFAKHFRSHLSPIEGLAVSVDGLLCCTISNDQSVKIYDVVNYDMMFMMRLPFVPGAIEWVYRQGDVKPKLAVSDRNTSSVHIYDTHSGSNDPIISKEIHAGPVKVMKYNHAQDVVISADAKGLLEYWSPSTLKFPEDAVNFRLKTDTNLFELAKCKTSVSAIEVSNDGTQFVVTSPDRRIRVFWFKTGKLRRVYDESLEVAQDLQKSDVPLYHLDAIDFGRRMAVEKEIEKTENVPQPNAVFDESCNFLIYATLLGIKVVNLHTNKVPRILGKVENNERFLRIALYQGDKGNKKVRKIPSIAANVNDTKEPLSDPTLLCCAFKKHRIYTFSRREPEEPEDATKGRDVFNEKPPPEELLSLSELGKTATTSLPDNLVFHTSMGDIHLRLYPEECPKTVENFTTHCRNGYYDNLIFHRVIKGFMVQTGDPLGDGTGGQSIWGREFEDEFHKSLRHDRPFTLSMANAGPNTNGSQFFITTVATPWLDNKHTVFGRVVKGMDVVQQIEKVKTDKNDKPYQDVKILNVTVPRT; this is encoded by the exons ATGGCGACGACGAGCGAGTCCACAGCCAACTCCACCGTAACGAGCGCGACAGCCGACGGAGATACAGAGCGTGAGCAAGAGCACGGCAATGGTGCGACTGCCGCCCCTGCCGTGgtgcagcaggaggaggagggggaagaactgATCGGTCCTGGCCCCGCGCCGGCGCGGCAGCGGCAGAAGCGCCCTCTCCAGTTCGAGCAGGCTTTCCTCGACGCCCTCCCCTCCGCAGCCAT GTACGAGAAGAGTTATATGCATAGGGACGTCGTCACGCACGTCGCCGTTTCTTCTCCCGCTGACTTCTTCATTACCGGGAGCGCCGATG GACATCTGAAATTCTGGAAGAAGAAACCCAGTGGAATCGAATTTGCTAAACATTTTCGGTCTCATCTCAGTCCCATCGAAGGCTTAGCT GTTAGCGTTGATGGCTTACTTTGCTGCACGATCTCTAACGACCAGTCTGTCAAGATATATGATGTTGTAAACTATGACATGATGTTCATGATGCGGCTCCCATTTGTCCCTGGGGCGATTGAGTGGGTTTATCGGCAGGGTGATGTTAAACCTAAACTTGCTGTTAGTGACCGCAATACATCTTCTGTTCACATATATGACACTCATTCTGGTTCAAACGATCCCATCATCTCCAAAGAG ATTCATGCTGGCCCTGTAAAAGTTATGAAATATAACCATGCCCAGGATGTTGTGATATCTGCTGATGCCAAGGGACTCTTGGAGTATTGGTCTCCATCTACCCTTAAGTTTCCAGAGGATGC GGTGAATTTTCGTTTAAAAACAGATACAAATCTATTTGAACTTGCAAAATGCAAGACTAGTGTGTCTGCTATTGAG GTGAGCAACGATGGCACTCAATTTGTGGTCACATCCCCTGACCGCAGGATAAGGGTATTTTGGTTCAAAACTGGTAAATTAAGACGCGTGTATGACGAGTCCCTTGAG GTGGCACAAGATCTTCAGAAAAGTGACGTTCCATTGTATCATCTTGATGCTATTGATTTTGGGAGAAGGATGGCTGTCGAGAAGGAAATAGAAAAGACAGAAAATGTTCCTCAACCAAATGCTGTATTCGATGAGAGCTGCAACTTCCTTATTTATGCCACCCTTTTGGGCATAAAG GTTGTAAATTTGCACACAAATAAGGTTCCCCGTATCCTGGGGAAGGTAGAGAACAATGAGAGGTTTCTGAGAATTGCTCTATACCAAGGCGACAAAGGCAACAAGAAGGTTAGGAAAATTCCTTCAATAGCTGCTAATGTCAATGACACGAAGGAGCCTTTATCAGACCCTACTCTGTTATGTTGTGCCTTCAAGAAACACCGGATATATACCTTTAG TCGTAGAGAACCCGAAGAGCCTGAAGATGCCACTAAGGGTAGGGATGTTTTCAATGAAAAACCCCCACCAGAAGAACTTTTGTCCCTATCAGAATTAGGGAAGACTGCTACGACATCACTACCTGACAATTTG GTGTTTCATACTTCAATGGGTGATATTCACTTGAGACTATATCCAGAAGAGTGTCCAAAAACTGTGGAAAATTTCACTACTCACTGCCGAAATGGTTATTATGATAATCTCATATTTCATCGCGTAATTAAAGGATTCATGGTCCAGACTGGGGACCCTTTGGGTGATGGTACTGGTGGGCAATCAATCTGGGGTAGGGAGTTTGAAGATGAATTTCACAAAAG CTTGAGACATGACAGGCCGTTTACACTTTCAATGGCTAATGCGGGACCAAATACTAATGGCTCTCAATTCTTTATCACCACTGTGGCAACTCCATGGCTAGATAACAAACATACAGTGTTTGGTAGAGTTGTGAAAGGCATGGATGTTGTTCAG CAAATTGAGAAGGTCAAGACCGACAAAAATGACAAGCCGTATCAGGATGTGAAGATCTTGAATGTTACAGTTCCCAGGACATAA